The following is a genomic window from Eubalaena glacialis isolate mEubGla1 chromosome 18, mEubGla1.1.hap2.+ XY, whole genome shotgun sequence.
GTGCCACTGTTAAGTGTTAGAATTTTACCTCAGTTCTTTTGCAGGAATGTCAGGATTTTATTCATATGATGCtattacaaaaaattattttctggcaTCTATAAATGTATCTTTTCTAGTGGAAAAAATGTTACTTAAAATTTGAGTAATTTGACTTTTTAATGGACAGGTTTTAATCCAAGCttgtaaatagatttttaaatgaatctttGGAAAGTTTGTCTGAAAACGAAATATTCAGCTTATAACTGAgatgttcattttaattttcctgcCTCGGGTTTGTAGAGAAGCACAAACCTTCGTTTAACAAGTAATTATTAGAACTCTGGCTTATATATTGAAAGCCATCCTGTCAGGTACTTGACCGAACCAAATGGAGGTTTGTGGTATAAAGCTTTAGTTTTGTAACTATCACTTGAAGCCACGGTTTCTTAGCCCTGGCActcttgacatttggggccaggttATTCTTTATGGTGGGGGCtttcctgtgcactgtaggatgttgagcagcatccctagCTTCtgccctctacccactagatacatatatacacccCAGTTGTGGCCCCCAAAGATgtgtccagacattgccagagGTCCCTTGGCAAGCAAAATCATACCTGGTTAAAAACCAGTTCTCTCAGGATGCTCATAGGAACCACAGTTAACCAAACTAAATGCCAGGGTTTATTTAAAGATTGtaggttgattttcttttttttccttttttgagggGGTATGATAATTAAGGTGTTAATTTTACTTTACACAGAATCAACAcaaagtgtttgtttttaatatatttccttgTTTTGGCCTGCTTAAAACTTTAGATTAGGAAGACAAAGAGGACAATGgggtaaaagggaaaaaaagatagcaAAGATTATGAACGGATGATGCCCAGAGACTAGGGTATTGGGCGGGCAAGGACTCCAAAGTATGTCTGATACAGTGGGAAAAGGAGTTGATCCTGGCCCTCCAAATTTGATGTGGGAAGTTATTAGAAAATGACTTTAATTACTGGCACTCTGTAACACTGAATATATTCTCTCTGGGAAAAGGTTTTGAACTGTTTGGCTTGCAGATCTGAGCTGTCATAAATTGTGAGAAAAGTTCAAGGTACCTGGTTATAAAAAGAATGATACCAACTTGAGAGTACTTACTTTATTATAAGCAGGGTAAACttagaacacattttttaatatCTATGTGTTTCTAGTGATAAAGAAGgtagtatacttttttttaagtctgtcaGAGGATAACTATCAAGAAAAGGTtaatgtgagaaaaagaaatgaaggagagaccCATGACATATGGACATCATGTGGAAGTCAGTGCATTATCCACCCGCGTGTTCAGGGGTGAGGAAGGTCTCCCAGTTATACCAGAGCCAGCCTTCCAGTTCTTCCAGCAGTTTGCTGCTCCCCTTCCCCAACCACCACCAAAAACTGCATTTAAAATTACTCTTGACTGTAATGTTTCTCCCATTTGGCTCAAAGTTGGGAAGTTCAAAGGGTATCTGaaagtttacttcttctttcccccaATCACTAGAGTGTGTCAGCAGTGTGCCTGCTTTAGATACAAGTAACTAATAAATTTATGatctaaaatacatttaaactCATTAACAGTAAGTCTAATCTAGTGGAGctttgtcttattatttttttaattcagcgCTGGCTTCTATTAGCATATTGTAGAATAAAGTATTATAGAGAATCCCTTATAAATTTTGGTTAGTCGTGTAGATTCTGTGGCTTCTGTGTCTCTACCTTCAAATACATTTGACACCAGTTCCTTTAACAAGCTTTTTCCAGCCCTGCTAGTCCCCattgttgtatttttcagaaattaatGCTTCAGATGAATGCTAAGAACAAAGCAGAAGAAGTTGAAGAGGAAACAGTGGAGCTCGATGTGTCAGATGAAGAAATGGCTAGAAGGTAACTGTTACCTTGGACCAGCTTTATAATCTGAGCCCAGCATTCACTGGCTCTCACATGTGCACTCTTTCCGCACGGTGACTGGTCTACCGTACCTTTGAAGGGAGTACCCCAGCAGGAAGTCATCTTGGCTTAGTCATCTTCTAACATGGCCTGGGGTGGATTTATAcctgtcacaggctggcaaattGAGGGCTTATTTCTAGTGCTGCttctaatacatattttaaaatatacatctcAATTTATTTAGGATAatgcaaaaccaaaaaaaaaaaaaagtgaagaatttAATCGTTCATAGAGaagttcataaattttaaatcagATGGTTTCTTTTAATCaaagttttgatttttcttattctttgttgCGTATTTGGTTTGATATTCTTGACAAGTCTTGATTCCTACCTTTTTTATTTGAAACTAAACTTGTTCTGTATATCATCTTAACAGATATGAGACCTTGGTGGGGACAATTGGGAAAAAGTTTGCCAAAAAAAGAGACCGTGCCAATTATGAAGAAGATGAAAATGGAGACATAAAACCAATTAAAACAAAGAAGATGTTCTTAAAGCCCCAAGATTAAAACGGATGCCTTAAGATATGGCTCAGGGTTGCCTTGTGAGAATTAGCACGTTTTGGAACTCATTCTGTTGGTTCCTCTATAGTTATTAATGCTGTAATGTTTATTTGTAAAGAAATGTATAATTTTGGCAACATGCTGTTTTTGGAACAGATGTGTGATGGATGTTATACATCCTTTGCTTAATGGTATTCATCAAGAGTGGATTTTTAACCCTTGATCTTCAACTATACATAGGTACGTGGTTGCTTCCTAAAGAAttttttatcagattttttttaatatagttctcCAGTCACTGACCTTGAATTGACTCATGTAAACTAATACCAGGGTTTAAATTGCCCTTATGTTTATAATCATGTCAAGTCAGTTCATACATATATTTCGGAATCAAACATCATGAgaatttattatatgtaaattcatCAAGAACAAACATGCCTCTCCAGGCTGAAGTATTTCCATGCTACCAAGTCAATGTCAGTGTGTggaattatgtttttttgtttaaagcctttaattaattaagaaaaataattgttcTGTAATAAATACCTGTTTTCATgtacttttcattctcttatactttcaaataataattttagtcTAATTCAGTGTTGGAGCTTTTGTCCAATTAGTAACTTCTAAAAAACAGCCATTAATTTAGAATATGGTGatgtattaggttgaaccataagAAATTGCCTTTTATGGGTCAAAAACAATTATCGATTTTTGATAGTTCAGCCCAGTAGAATTTACCACCAAGCAGACCATCTCCTAATCTGAACCTTATTCTAAGTAGTAAATATAGAAGCCCATGGAATTAAGTGTGTAGGTGTGTCTGTCCGTCTGGAGATATGTACCTAGGACATCTAAGAAATACTGATTTCATCTAATTATGATCCCAGCAattaaatgaggtgcatttctcctctctctctctgaatctcCTTAGATTCAGATTGCtctgtgacctcagttctctggTGGGTTATGAAAAGGTTGTGACTTTGAAGTTAATCTGACTCTAATTCATTGTGAAGGTGAGGACAGTGCACCTTCTGGCTCCCTACATCCTGGGGCAGAAGCTCGAAGTTTTTCACAGTGCTTCGCCGGCACCACAATCCATGGATTTATGGAATCCCTCATGATATTCTGCACAGCCTTACTTCCGATAGCTGAACCCATTTCCCAGTAGAAGTGGAGCAGTGGGCTTGTGCCTCTGGAATTCACTGGTCTTAGCACATACCCCAACACCCAGGAGCAGTGGGTGTAATAGGATGGTGGAAGGGTCTACTGAAGATTCAGTCACAGCCCTAGGTGGGGTACAACACTCCATCTTAcaaaatgtaatttatgttttgAACCACTGACCACTCAGATGGGGCTGTTGCTCTCATCATGGTCAGAATGTATGGTCTGGAATCAacagaggcagagggagtggCTCCTCTCACTGTTACAACACCCAGTAACCCACTTAGGCATTTTGCTTCCTGTCCCTCAGTTTTGACCTCCATTGTTTGGAGATCTGGCTTCCCAAGGAAGGTGTGCTCCCACCAGGGAGGACAACAGTGGTCCCATTAAGACAGAAATTGAAACAATCTGGTCATTTTACCAGTAAATCAGTGGGCAAAGAAGTTTACTCTCCTGGCTGGTGCATGTGATCTTGGGAACAAAgggacatttgtgttgttcctACACAATGGGTGATGAAGAAGGATGTCAAACCCAGAGCATTCTCCAGGGCATCTTTTTTAGCACTTCCATGTCCAATGACATTTTAATGGAAAACTACAACCTCAGAGGTGGGAACGATTTCAACCCTTTAGGCTATGAAGTCTTGGGTCACCCTAGCAGGTGTCAACCCTGAGCAGTTGAGATGCTGGCTGAGGAAAGAGGAAACATGGAGTGTGTAGGGAAAGAATGAAGTTTATTAACTTGCGACCCTTACAGCCTTGCGACCAGTTACAGGAACAAGTTACGGAGCAGTTTCACATCTTTTCTtccttggtgtgtgtgtatactaacttctctcccctccttcctcttattattgtgtacatttttttaaggAGGGTTAACTTTGCTCCCAGCCTTGAGATAATAGAATATTCAGATGGGTCTATGACTAAAGTCCAGGTGTAACTGACAGGAGATAAGATGAATAGTGTGACTGTTTCCCAGAAACGGATACAATGTCTGCTGGGATTTTGGAGAATGAGTGAGAACATCTTTTGTACAAAGGATGTTTGCAATTTGTTAGGTAGAAATGGAGTTTTTCTTCTGGGAAGTTTAATCACGTTTAGAAGCGTGTGTATGCGTGCGTGTGTTCACGCACGCGTGTATGCTGAATGGCCCAAGGGACAGACTGTTGCAAATATTAACCTGTTGTTTCTCAGATTCAAACACTCTTCTATACTCAGCTTTTGATGCTGGGCTGGCACTAGGCAAACCCCATTTCTCATTTGCCAGCTGCCTCCTTACTAGGATCAGCCGATGGAGCCCAGAAGGAGACAGCAAAGCTGGGGGGGAAGAAAGGGCTTGGCCCTTCCTGTCTGCTTCCTCTTTGCTTCCTCTTCCTTtgcctaccccccaccccccccaaacaaTACCTCTTCACCCCAGCAAAGGCTGGCGTTCCAGTCACAGTTGTTGATGACACTTTGTGCCCCTCAGATGTCTGCCTGATACCCTGGCCCACAGGGCCCCCCACTGAGCTCAGAGACACTGGTTTTAACTGAGCAGCAgcttttttaagtttctttttttttttaatgtggaccatttttgaagtctttattgaatttgttacaatattgcttttgttttatgttttggttttttggcctcaaggcatgtgggatctcagctccccactagggatcaaacccgcaccccctgaactggaaggcgaagtcttaaccactggaccgccaggcaagACCCTGAGCAGCAACTTCTTGTCAGAGGTCTTGAGTTTCAGCTCTCCAGGGCCCTCCAAGCTTCTAGAATTGAACAATTTCAGCCTCTTCCCTAAGAGTGGCAGCTTCCTGCATGATAACCTTAAGCgttctctttttgcctttttagCTTTTTAATACGCCATTAACAATTGTTTATGTTAGATTTCCCCTGTTAAAATAAGGGTGGCTTTTATCTCCTGACTAGATTTTGACAGATACAGACTCATCCTAAAGCAGTAATATCTGAAATCATGGGCTTGGTATGGCTTGAAACCCTGCTTTTTCTAATCTGCATTCAAGTTTACAACTATTAAAGTAAGGACGTTCAACCCTTTCCACTTCCTGGAAGTTATCTCATGTAACCAGAAGTTAGCAGACCACTTTTTGGAGAACACTGCCCAGCACAGTAATGCCCATCGGCTTGGTTGCTGAGTCGTTCATGTTCATCCCCTTAGTTGTCAAGCTGCTTACTGTCCTCTAGGGCAGGAACTATATCTTACCTTTTTTTATTTACTCCTGCACTTAGCAAGGGATATGGCTCATATTAAAGGCTTtgataaatgtttcttaaatgaaTGGATTTGGGAACCAATTGGCCTACAGAGCATGTTTAAACCACACGGCTATGGAAGTAATGACCaaccaaatgagaaaaaacaaagactTTCTTCTGAGCTTGCTGTATAGCTAGGGAGTCAGCCGCCATCACTTGTGCCTTAGCAGAGACTCAGGCAGGCAGAGAGTGGGGAAGCTTTACAGTGGGAAAAAGGGAAGGGTTAGGCGTGCCTTGATTGGAGGCTGTTGGCATGGGAAAGCTATAGGCGGCCAACTAGCAGCAGGGTATCCTAAATCATTGGTTAGGGTCTCGTATTTTACTTTCTCTAGTTGGTCCCAAATCGGAAATTGGGACAAAAATTAAGGAAGTTGTCAGTTATTAACCAAGTCCTGACCATATGGGGCTGATTGttacaaagttattttttagCTTCCTGGATTGTCCCTGGAGATAACCATCTGACTTCCTGCCAAGTCTGGCTTGTAGCAGGCTGGCTTCCTGAGTTGTTTATTATAAAGTTTGATTTCTTGGGCCGGTTGCTGCAGGTTATGAATCAAAATTCTGTTTTTGTATGTGGTCTGGCCATTTTCCATTTGTGTATTCAGTCTCACAATGCTCAGGTTTATTTCTAATCGTACTATAAAATACAACCACTTGATCATGTCTCTGAGGAAGCATGCACCCAATTTAAGAAGAGGATGCCACCAGTGGGATCAGGGATGTTTGTGCTCCAGCCATTAAAGGAGCTGCCTGTGCTGGAAGCAGACCCTTCAGCGGTTAATGCCACAGAGACAAAGCCACCAAATCAGGCGACTGAAACTTTTTGCCCTCCCAGATCTTGGGGAAGAAAACTGAATACCACTGGCTAATGGAtagaaaattcaatttaaaagatAATCATCATTTCATGCATATACAACCAGCCATTCGCTGACATTCAAGTTGGTTGACGAACTTTATCAAAGTGGGCTatttggggagggagagaagatatAGCTATAATAGTAATTGCAAGAAAATCTCCAGAGAACTTCCAGTGTTTAATGTCTTTTATGAAGATACCAGTTTCTCCACTTGCCTACTGAAACACTCATACATTTTCCCAATCCTGGCTTCAGAGAACACACAGGTGCCTTATCATTTGAGTCCAAGGTGTGTTGGCAGCTTCTTAAAAGAGAGTCTGTGGTCTGACCTCCCCTCTCCCTGTAGGCATAGCCTTCCATAAGCAGTTTACTAAAATTATTTGGTGTCTCTGTAAGTTTTTATAGAGCTATAAGCCTCTCACTACACGGtaagttctaattttaattttaatcattatGAAAGTCATTAACCCATAAATGGACCCTGTTTAACCCTCTTTGGACAAAGAAACTATTTACACAGAGAGGATACTACTTTCCAAGCCAGCAGCTCAATTTTATATCCTGGAGTTTCCTTCCAGCATATTTAGCTTGTTTTCCATGTGGCCCTGTGTTCTCACTTGCCCCAGGAAAAAAGATGCACTGGTTTCAGACATTCATTGTAAAGTAGGAGTCCGTGGACACGCTTGCACAAAATCACACTGTTCTCCTTAAGGCGTATTTAATCTGGATGGTATCCCTTGCTAATTTCTCTTCCATCCGCATTGTCCGGATGGGAGAAAAGCCTGTCTGCCCATGAGTAGCAGGGGTAATCATGTGTTGTTGCAAAATTGCAGCAGGATCAAACAAGACCATCCAGGTAATGAAGATGACAACCTGACAAATATTGGCAGACTATGATTCCCAGCGACTTgtcttcctcctctcccactcATGGCAGGCTCTCACACCCACGTCCCCGTCTCCGACCTCTGCTCTGACCATTGTCCCTGATGTCACTTTACCACATATGACACCCATGTCAAGTGGATCGGTCCTTGAACCTTCGCTGCTCCCACCTCAGATTCTCATTTAACCTCATCGGGGTGGCAACAACTTAAAAATGGAGAATAACAAGTGTGCTGTTTGAGCCATAGACCAGATTCTGGAGTCCATGGTAACAGAAAACCTGAGCTACCTCAGGAGTATAAAGCACAAACCCACACTTGATCATCAGAAACCCTAGCAGGTATTTAACCAAGAAGGGAGCTGGTAGTGGAGGACCCAGATGTTACCTGGAGGAAAATGAAGCAAGGTAGAAGCAGTTACTCATACCACTGCAATAGCCATGCGAAGATTTGTCATTAAATGTCAGCCATGTGCCAGGAATATTTCTGATATTATtcgattgtttgtttgtttgttaaacaAATGTTGAGTTCTGACACTCAGCCAGGCACTGACTTGTGGGCTGGAGATATCATTTATTGCCTCCATTTTatccatgaagaaactgaggaacaaAGACATTCTGTAACTCACCTGATGTCACACAGCTTTTAAGTGATAGAGCAGTATATGAACCTAGATTCGCTGAACTCAAAGCCCACACTCTTTCTCTCATGTCACACTACAGGGGAAAGCAAAAGACTAGAATTGGGAAACAGGCATAAAATAACCTAGCCCCATAAGACCCTAATTTTTCCCAAACAGAATCTCACAGAATTATATCGTACTACctggtatttttttaatatttccttttttctaaatttacttTTTCCAGATGGTATGGGTTAAATTCACATTAATAATCTGTTTTCAACATAAATGATTAATTTCATAAATAGGGTATTCTCAATATTAGTGATCCCGTATTAAGAAAGATTTCACATGTCAATCTATGCtaacaaaaaaattggaaaagcaaTTATTTGATGAGTGCTCACTTGGAATATAACTGTGTCATCACATATTCATTTAGGTCATATTCTATGATATATTACCTAATTTCAAAGCAGGGATTATGCCTCACTGTTCTTTGGTTCCAAACCAAGTTCCTCATGTAGGGCTTTGTAAAGAAGTAGATATTTAAAGATAATAGTgaattgaatggaaaaaaaattttttttctgtttacctaGCCTCATATAAATGTTTTTAGTGACTCTCTgtgaatttatttaataaatattggctCCTCAAAGATTTTGCATACTTCACGGTTTTGCAGGATAATTCTATCTGCAGGCATATATTCACAAACT
Proteins encoded in this region:
- the MPHOSPH6 gene encoding M-phase phosphoprotein 6 isoform X2, translating into MQRGLDSETKKQLEEEEKKIISEEHWYLDLPELKEKESFIIEEQSFLLCEDLLYGRMSFRGFNPEVEKLMLQMNAKNKAEEVEEETVELDVSDEEMARRYETLVGTIGKKFAKKRDRANYEEDENGDIKPIKTKKMFLKPQD